A genomic stretch from Helianthus annuus cultivar XRQ/B chromosome 1, HanXRQr2.0-SUNRISE, whole genome shotgun sequence includes:
- the LOC110907120 gene encoding glutamate receptor 1.4, translating into MAQKHRKIFLLLLLLSLLNLQVLCKTLKVGVLTRENFKYFIDADHDGQKNVTNATGFSLDVFRTCIHALPYEVPYEFIPFTNGGYDDLIKKVYAKEIDAIMGDSTILANRSQYVDFTATYTDMGIGTLAKQKNNDMWIFLKPLEWKLWISIVGFAVLTGLIIWGIESMNEAAAQEIGTTFWVILMTLFFAQRDQKLCNLSRFVLFVWLLVVLILISSYTATLSSLLTVEQFELASKGGTVGFHGGSFEAGLAGVTVSNLHFEDYTQKPFYSYENYAEALSKGGKHGGADAIIDEIPYIKMFLAKYSSDDYAMISSEPSTSGFAFIFQKGSPLVTDMSRQIAKLREDGTLRLLEKKWFEKQSLSSLNPPRNPQVLSFTRFKGLFIVSGSSSALALLVSVFYLLRARMEVEWIIALVVRRNLVGALWNHLFRNAIWI; encoded by the exons ATGGCCCAAAAGCATAGAAAGATTTTCCTTTTGCTTCTACTATTAAGCCTTTTAAACCTGCAGGTATTGTGTAAAACGCTGAAGGTTGGCGTTCTAACAAGAGAAAATTTTAAGTACTTCATAGATGCAGATCATGACGGTCAGAAAAATGTTACAAATGCCACCGGATTCTCTTTGGATGTGTTCCGTACTTGCATTCATGCATTACCATATGAAGTGCCATACGAGTTCATACCGTTTACCAATGGAGGTTATGATGATCTTATAAAGAAAGTTTATGCTAAG GAGATTGATGCTATCATGGGTGATTCAACGATTCTTGCAAACAGATCTCAGTATGTTGACTTTACAGCAACTTATACTGACATGGGTATAGGAACATTGGCAAAACAGAAAAATAATGATATGTGGATCTTCTTGAAGCCACTTGAATGGAAGCTTTGGATAAGCATTGTTGGTTTTGCAGTTCTCACTGGCCTCATCATTTGGGGTATTGAATCCATGAATGAAGCGGCTGCTCAAGAAATTGGAACAACCTTTTGGGTCATTCTAATGACCCTTTTCTTTGCTCaaa GAGATCAGAAACTGTGTAATCTGTCAAGGTTCGTGTTGTTTGTTTGGTTACTTGTGGTACTTATTCTGATCTCAAGTTACACTGCAACATTGAGTTCACTTTTAACGGTTGAACAATTTGAGTTAGCATCAAAGGGTGGAACGGTGGGGTTTCATGGCGGCTCTTTTGAGGCTGGCCTGGCAGGAGTGACTGTTAGCAACTTGCATTTTGAGGATTATACGCAGAAACCGTTCTATTCGTACGAAAATTATGCAGAAGCATTATCAAAAGGTGGAAAGCATGGTGGTGCTGATGCTATTATTGATGAAATCCCTTATATCAAGATGTTTCTTGCCAAGTACTCTAGTGATGATTATGCAATGATTTCATCTGAACCTTCTACTTCTGGTTTTGCTTTC ATCTTCCAAAAAGGATCTCCTTTGGTAACAGATATGTCAAGACAAATTGCAAAATTAAGGGAAGACGGAACATTGAGACTTCTGGAGAAGAAGTGGTTTGAGAAACAATCTCTATCATCTCTAAATCCTCCAAGAAATCCACAAGTCTTGAGTTTTACTAGGTTTAAAGGTTTGTTTATTGTTAGTGGAAGCTCTTCAGCTTTGGCCCTTTTGGTATCCGTATTTTACTTACTTCGTGCAAGAATGGAGGTCGAGTGGATCATTGCTTTGGTCGTGCGACGAAATTTAGTGGGTGCCTTGTGGAATCACTTATTTCGAAATGCCATTTGGATATAG